From a region of the Zingiber officinale cultivar Zhangliang chromosome 4B, Zo_v1.1, whole genome shotgun sequence genome:
- the LOC121978312 gene encoding uncharacterized protein LOC121978312: protein MDPKEQVPFSTRVLCEKLPEGYWPPAIGEYDGSQDSEDHLRKFRNIALLHQYSDAIKCRVFLNTLSGSAQKWCDGLPNGSITCYHDFKTVFLRHFASSRKYQKTDHCLFALKQGSAEPLQSYIKCFNQVAQDVPSATSEILMSAFSHGLIEGEFFWDLIQDPVKNFDEMLGKATSYINVKEAQAAERKADKVSTSTNKLEKKPPHPPTQPLPRAQDARPPLGPGLDTRPTPRVAAVQAPRPGS from the coding sequence ATGGATCCTAAGGAGCAAGTGCCCTTCTCTACAAGGGTGCTCTGCGAAAAGTTGCCTGAGGGATACTGGCCTCCAGCTATCGGTGAATATGACGGTAGTCAGGACTCGGAAGATCATCTCCGTAAGTTTAGGAACATTGCTCTGTTACATCAGTATAGTGATGCTatcaagtgtcgagtgttccttAATACTTTATCTGGCTCAGCGCAAAAATGGTGTGACGGGTTGCCGAACGGGTCCATCACTTGCTATCATGATTTCAAAACAGTCTTCCTACGCCACTTCGCTAGTAGCAGGAAATACCAAAAGACGGATCATTGCCTCTTCGCACTTAAGCAAGGGTCAGCCGAGCCCTTGCAAAGTTATATCAagtgcttcaaccaggtggctcaGGACGTTCCATCAGCCACCTCcgaaatattgatgagcgcctttTCTCATGGATTAATAGAGGGGGAGTTCTTCTGGGATCTCATTCAAGATCCCGTAAAGAACTTCGACGAGATGCTGGGGAAGGCCACTAGCTATATCAATGTAAAGGAAGCTCAGGCTGCTGAACGAAAAGCAGACAAGGTGTCTACTTCCACTAATAAACTAGAAAAAAAGCCACCACATCCTCCAACCCAACCTCTTCCACGTGCTCAGGACGCCCGACCTCCCTTGGGGCCCGGTTTGGATACCCGACCGACTCCACGTGTAGCAGCTGTTCAAGCCCCAAGGCCTGGGTCGTGA